One Vespa crabro chromosome 9, iyVesCrab1.2, whole genome shotgun sequence genomic region harbors:
- the LOC124426933 gene encoding dynamin isoform X10: protein MAGNTGMEQLIPIVNKLQDAFTQLGVHMQLDLPQIAVVGGQSAGKSSVLENFVGKDFLPRGSGIVTRRPLILQLINSTTEFAEFLHCKGKKFVDFDEVRKEIESETDRVTGSNKGISNIPINLRVYSPNVLNLTLIDLPGLTKVPIGDQPVDIEAQIKAMIFQFIRRENCLILAVTPANTDLANSDALKLAKEVDPQGVRTIGVITKLDLMDDGTDARDILENKLLPLRRGYIGVVNRSQKDIEGRKDIKNALAAERKFFLSHPSYRHLADRLGTPYLQRVLNQQLTNHIRDTLPALRDRLQKQLLTLEKDVEQYKHFRPDDPAIKTKAMLQMIQQLQSDFERTIEGSGSAQINTNELSGGAKINRLFHERFPFEIVKMEFDEKELRREIAFAIRNIHGIRVGLFTPDMAFEAIVKKQINRLKEPSLKCVDLVIQELGNVVRICTDRMSRYPRLREETERIIATHVRQREQMCKEQLVLLVDCELAYMNTNHEDFIGFANAAASSHNSSAQQSSENAVKAGRHILGNQVIRKGYMCIHNLGIMKGGSRDYWFVLTSESISWFKDEEEREKKYMLPLDGLKLRDLEQGFMSRRYLFALFNPEGRNVYKDFKQLELSCETQDDVDSWKASLLRAGVYPEKSTEQANGEGEEGYEGGTEGQSSMDPQLERQVETIRNLVDSYMKIVTKTTRDLVPKTIMHLIINNAKDFINGELLAHLYASGDQASMMEESPEEAQKREEMLRMYHACKEALRIIGDVSMATVSTPVPPPVKNDWLASGENPSSRVPPPVPASGRPAPAIPNRPGPGGPPPARANPGLPPPLIPSRGGGLQQRVTQAATQAAANAAVNELMDAFRIKRPVPNIPPRIPDRPYSGRLN, encoded by the exons atggctGGAAATACGGGTATGGAACAACTGATCCCGATCGTGAACAAGCTGCAAGATGCATTCACGCAACTTGGGGTCCACATGCAACTTGATTTACCACAAATCGCGGTAGTGGGCGGTCAGAGTGCGGGAAAAAGTTCCGTACTCGAAAACTTTGTTGGCAA ggATTTCTTACCAAGAGGTTCTGGTATTGTAACTAGAAGACCACTCATCTTACAATTGATTAATAGCACTACGG AATTTGCAGAATTTTTGCACTGTAAAGGCAAGAAGTTCGTGGACTTTGAtgaagtaagaaaagaaatagaatctGAAACAGATAGAGTAACTGGCAGTAATAAGGGTATTTCTAATATACCTATAAATTTGAGAGTATACTCTCCCAatg TTCTCAATCTTACATTGATTGATTTACCTGGTCTTACAAAAGTGCCAATTGGAGATCAACCAGTTGATATAGAAGCTCAAATTAAAGCAATGATTTTTCAATTCATTAGAAGAGAAAATTGTCTTATATTGGCAGTTACACCAGCTAATACTGACTTGGCAAACAGTGATGCTCTTAAACTTGCTAAAGAGGTTGATCCACAAg GTGTACGTACTATCGGAGTTATTACTAAATTGGATCTTATGGATGATGGTACTGATGCAAGAGATATCTTGGAGAATAAGCTGTTACCTTTGCGAAGAGGCTATATAGGTGTTGTTAATAGAAGTCAAAAAGATATTGAAGGGCGTAAGGATATCAAAAATGCTTTAGCagctgaaagaaaattttttcttag CCACCCGTCTTATCGACACTTAGCAGACAGATTGGGTACACCGTATCTGCAACGAGTTTTAAATCAACAACTTACAAATCACATAAGGGATACCCTTCCTGCCTTACGAGATAGATTACAAAAACAGCTTCTTACACTGGAAAAAGATGTTGAACAGTATAAACATTTTAGACCAGATGATCCTGCTATTAAAACAAAGGCTATGTTACA gaTGATACAACAACTTCAGTCAGATTTTGAACGGACTATAGAAGGTTCTGGTTCAGCGCAAATTAACACGAATGAACTTAGTGGGGGAGCAAAAATAAACAGACTATTTCACGAACGTTTTCCATTTGAAATTGTTAAAATGGAATTTGATGAAAAAGAACTCAGAAGAGAAATTGCTTTTGCTATCAGAAATATTCACG GTATTAGGGTAGGATTATTCACCCCAGATATGGCCTTTGAGGCAATAGTCAAGAAGCAAATTAATAGGCTTAAAGAGCCTAGCCTAAAATGTGTGGACCTAGTCATACAAGAGCTTGGTAATGTTGTTCGTATTTGTACAGATAGG atGTCACGTTATCCTAGATTAAGAGAAGAAACGGAACGTATTATAGCTACTCATGTTCGACAACGTGAACAAATGTGTAAAGAGCAACTAGTACTTTTAGTGGATTGTGAGCTTGCCTATATGAATACAAACCATGAAGATTTTATCGGTTTTGCCAA CGCGGCGGCCAGTAGCCATAATTCAAG TGCTCAGCAATCATCAGAAAATGCAGTTAAAGCTGGACGACATATTTTAGGCAACCAAGTAATACGTAAAGGTTATATGTGTATTCATAATCTTGGTATTATGAAAGGAGGATCCAGAGACTATTGGTTTGTTCTGACCTCTGAAAGTATTTCTTGGTTTAAAGATGAAGAG GAacgtgaaaagaaatatatgctACCTCTTGATGGTTTGAAACTGCGCGATTTAGAACAAGGCTTCATGTCTCGGCGATATCTTTTTGCATTATTCAATCCAGAAGGAAGGAACgtttataaagattttaaacAACTTGAATTAAGTTGTGAAACTCAGGATGATGTTGATTCTTGGAAGGCTTCATTACTCAGAGCTGGAGTATATCCTGAAAAATCAACAGAGCAAGCAAATGGAGAAGGAGAG GAAGGATATGAG GGTGGTACAGAAGGTCAATCTTCGATGGATCCTCAATTAGAACGTCAAGTAGAAACAATTAGGAATCTAGTAGATTCttacatgaaaattgttaCAAAAACTACCCGTGATCTTGTTCCAAAAACAATTATgcatcttattattaataatgcaaAAGACTTTATTAATGGAGAATTATTGGCACATCTTTATGCGAGTGGTGATCAA GCATCTATGATGGAAGAATCTCCTGAAGAAGcacagaaaagagaagaaatgttACGCATGTATCATGCATGTAAAGAAGCTCTTCGTATTATTGGAGATGTTTCAATGGCTACAGTATCAACACCAGTACCACCACCAGTGAAGAATGATTGGTTAGCTTCTGGAGAAAATCCGAG TTCACGAGTACCACCGCCTGTTCCTGCCAGTGGGCGGCCAGCACCAGCAATTCCTAATCGACCTGGACCTGGTGGACCACCACCAGCTCGAGCTAATCCAGGCCTACCACCACCACTTATTCCATC
- the LOC124426933 gene encoding dynamin isoform X3 has protein sequence MAGNTGMEQLIPIVNKLQDAFTQLGVHMQLDLPQIAVVGGQSAGKSSVLENFVGKDFLPRGSGIVTRRPLILQLINSTTEFAEFLHCKGKKFVDFDEVRKEIESETDRVTGSNKGISNIPINLRVYSPNVLNLTLIDLPGLTKVPIGDQPVDIEAQIKAMIFQFIRRENCLILAVTPANTDLANSDALKLAKEVDPQGVRTIGVITKLDLMDDGTDARDILENKLLPLRRGYIGVVNRSQKDIEGRKDIKNALAAERKFFLSHPSYRHLADRLGTPYLQRVLNQQLTNHIRDTLPALRDRLQKQLLTLEKDVEQYKHFRPDDPAIKTKAMLQMIQQLQSDFERTIEGSGSAQINTNELSGGAKINRLFHERFPFEIVKMEFDEKELRREIAFAIRNIHGIRVGLFTPDMAFEAIVKKQINRLKEPSLKCVDLVIQELGNVVRICTDRMSRYPRLREETERIIATHVRQREQMCKEQLVLLVDCELAYMNTNHEDFIGFANAAASSHNSSAQQSSENAVKAGRHILGNQVIRKGYMCIHNLGIMKGGSRDYWFVLTSESISWFKDEEEREKKYMLPLDGLKLRDLEQGFMSRRYLFALFNPEGRNVYKDFKQLELSCETQDDVDSWKASLLRAGVYPEKSTEQANGEGEGGTEGQSSMDPQLERQVETIRNLVDSYMKIVTKTTRDLVPKTIMHLIINNAKDFINGELLAHLYASGDQASMMEESPEEAQKREEMLRMYHACKEALRIIGDVSMATVSTPVPPPVKNDWLASGENPSLGLSPPSPGGPRRGVTQPPPLSSSRVPPPVPASGRPAPAIPNRPGPGGPPPARANPGLPPPLIPSRGGGLQQRVTQAATQAAANAAVNELMDAFRIKRPVPNIPPRIPDRPYSGRLN, from the exons atggctGGAAATACGGGTATGGAACAACTGATCCCGATCGTGAACAAGCTGCAAGATGCATTCACGCAACTTGGGGTCCACATGCAACTTGATTTACCACAAATCGCGGTAGTGGGCGGTCAGAGTGCGGGAAAAAGTTCCGTACTCGAAAACTTTGTTGGCAA ggATTTCTTACCAAGAGGTTCTGGTATTGTAACTAGAAGACCACTCATCTTACAATTGATTAATAGCACTACGG AATTTGCAGAATTTTTGCACTGTAAAGGCAAGAAGTTCGTGGACTTTGAtgaagtaagaaaagaaatagaatctGAAACAGATAGAGTAACTGGCAGTAATAAGGGTATTTCTAATATACCTATAAATTTGAGAGTATACTCTCCCAatg TTCTCAATCTTACATTGATTGATTTACCTGGTCTTACAAAAGTGCCAATTGGAGATCAACCAGTTGATATAGAAGCTCAAATTAAAGCAATGATTTTTCAATTCATTAGAAGAGAAAATTGTCTTATATTGGCAGTTACACCAGCTAATACTGACTTGGCAAACAGTGATGCTCTTAAACTTGCTAAAGAGGTTGATCCACAAg GTGTACGTACTATCGGAGTTATTACTAAATTGGATCTTATGGATGATGGTACTGATGCAAGAGATATCTTGGAGAATAAGCTGTTACCTTTGCGAAGAGGCTATATAGGTGTTGTTAATAGAAGTCAAAAAGATATTGAAGGGCGTAAGGATATCAAAAATGCTTTAGCagctgaaagaaaattttttcttag CCACCCGTCTTATCGACACTTAGCAGACAGATTGGGTACACCGTATCTGCAACGAGTTTTAAATCAACAACTTACAAATCACATAAGGGATACCCTTCCTGCCTTACGAGATAGATTACAAAAACAGCTTCTTACACTGGAAAAAGATGTTGAACAGTATAAACATTTTAGACCAGATGATCCTGCTATTAAAACAAAGGCTATGTTACA gaTGATACAACAACTTCAGTCAGATTTTGAACGGACTATAGAAGGTTCTGGTTCAGCGCAAATTAACACGAATGAACTTAGTGGGGGAGCAAAAATAAACAGACTATTTCACGAACGTTTTCCATTTGAAATTGTTAAAATGGAATTTGATGAAAAAGAACTCAGAAGAGAAATTGCTTTTGCTATCAGAAATATTCACG GTATTAGGGTAGGATTATTCACCCCAGATATGGCCTTTGAGGCAATAGTCAAGAAGCAAATTAATAGGCTTAAAGAGCCTAGCCTAAAATGTGTGGACCTAGTCATACAAGAGCTTGGTAATGTTGTTCGTATTTGTACAGATAGG atGTCACGTTATCCTAGATTAAGAGAAGAAACGGAACGTATTATAGCTACTCATGTTCGACAACGTGAACAAATGTGTAAAGAGCAACTAGTACTTTTAGTGGATTGTGAGCTTGCCTATATGAATACAAACCATGAAGATTTTATCGGTTTTGCCAA CGCGGCGGCCAGTAGCCATAATTCAAG TGCTCAGCAATCATCAGAAAATGCAGTTAAAGCTGGACGACATATTTTAGGCAACCAAGTAATACGTAAAGGTTATATGTGTATTCATAATCTTGGTATTATGAAAGGAGGATCCAGAGACTATTGGTTTGTTCTGACCTCTGAAAGTATTTCTTGGTTTAAAGATGAAGAG GAacgtgaaaagaaatatatgctACCTCTTGATGGTTTGAAACTGCGCGATTTAGAACAAGGCTTCATGTCTCGGCGATATCTTTTTGCATTATTCAATCCAGAAGGAAGGAACgtttataaagattttaaacAACTTGAATTAAGTTGTGAAACTCAGGATGATGTTGATTCTTGGAAGGCTTCATTACTCAGAGCTGGAGTATATCCTGAAAAATCAACAGAGCAAGCAAATGGAGAAGGAGAG GGTGGTACAGAAGGTCAATCTTCGATGGATCCTCAATTAGAACGTCAAGTAGAAACAATTAGGAATCTAGTAGATTCttacatgaaaattgttaCAAAAACTACCCGTGATCTTGTTCCAAAAACAATTATgcatcttattattaataatgcaaAAGACTTTATTAATGGAGAATTATTGGCACATCTTTATGCGAGTGGTGATCAA GCATCTATGATGGAAGAATCTCCTGAAGAAGcacagaaaagagaagaaatgttACGCATGTATCATGCATGTAAAGAAGCTCTTCGTATTATTGGAGATGTTTCAATGGCTACAGTATCAACACCAGTACCACCACCAGTGAAGAATGATTGGTTAGCTTCTGGAGAAAATCCGAG TCTTGG GTTATCGCCACCATCTCCTGGTGGGCCAAGACGTGGAGTGACACAGCCACCACCTCTTTCTAGTTCACGAGTACCACCGCCTGTTCCTGCCAGTGGGCGGCCAGCACCAGCAATTCCTAATCGACCTGGACCTGGTGGACCACCACCAGCTCGAGCTAATCCAGGCCTACCACCACCACTTATTCCATC
- the LOC124426933 gene encoding dynamin isoform X11, protein MAGNTGMEQLIPIVNKLQDAFTQLGVHMQLDLPQIAVVGGQSAGKSSVLENFVGKDFLPRGSGIVTRRPLILQLINSTTEFAEFLHCKGKKFVDFDEVRKEIESETDRVTGSNKGISNIPINLRVYSPNVLNLTLIDLPGLTKVPIGDQPVDIEAQIKAMIFQFIRRENCLILAVTPANTDLANSDALKLAKEVDPQGVRTIGVITKLDLMDDGTDARDILENKLLPLRRGYIGVVNRSQKDIEGRKDIKNALAAERKFFLSHPSYRHLADRLGTPYLQRVLNQQLTNHIRDTLPALRDRLQKQLLTLEKDVEQYKHFRPDDPAIKTKAMLQMIQQLQSDFERTIEGSGSAQINTNELSGGAKINRLFHERFPFEIVKMEFDEKELRREIAFAIRNIHGIRVGLFTPDMAFEAIVKKQINRLKEPSLKCVDLVIQELGNVVRICTDRMSRYPRLREETERIIATHVRQREQMCKEQLVLLVDCELAYMNTNHEDFIGFANAAASSHNSSAQQSSENAVKAGRHILGNQVIRKGYMCIHNLGIMKGGSRDYWFVLTSESISWFKDEEEREKKYMLPLDGLKLRDLEQGFMSRRYLFALFNPEGRNVYKDFKQLELSCETQDDVDSWKASLLRAGVYPEKSTEQANGEGEEGYEGGTEGQSSMDPQLERQVETIRNLVDSYMKIVTKTTRDLVPKTIMHLIINNAKDFINGELLAHLYASGDQASMMEESPEEAQKREEMLRMYHACKEALRIIGDVSMATVSTPVPPPVKNDWLASGENPSLGLSPPSPGGPRRGVTQPPPLSSSRVPPPVPASGRPAPAIPNRPGPGGPPPARANPGLPPPLIPSRPVPNIPPRIPDRPYSGRLN, encoded by the exons atggctGGAAATACGGGTATGGAACAACTGATCCCGATCGTGAACAAGCTGCAAGATGCATTCACGCAACTTGGGGTCCACATGCAACTTGATTTACCACAAATCGCGGTAGTGGGCGGTCAGAGTGCGGGAAAAAGTTCCGTACTCGAAAACTTTGTTGGCAA ggATTTCTTACCAAGAGGTTCTGGTATTGTAACTAGAAGACCACTCATCTTACAATTGATTAATAGCACTACGG AATTTGCAGAATTTTTGCACTGTAAAGGCAAGAAGTTCGTGGACTTTGAtgaagtaagaaaagaaatagaatctGAAACAGATAGAGTAACTGGCAGTAATAAGGGTATTTCTAATATACCTATAAATTTGAGAGTATACTCTCCCAatg TTCTCAATCTTACATTGATTGATTTACCTGGTCTTACAAAAGTGCCAATTGGAGATCAACCAGTTGATATAGAAGCTCAAATTAAAGCAATGATTTTTCAATTCATTAGAAGAGAAAATTGTCTTATATTGGCAGTTACACCAGCTAATACTGACTTGGCAAACAGTGATGCTCTTAAACTTGCTAAAGAGGTTGATCCACAAg GTGTACGTACTATCGGAGTTATTACTAAATTGGATCTTATGGATGATGGTACTGATGCAAGAGATATCTTGGAGAATAAGCTGTTACCTTTGCGAAGAGGCTATATAGGTGTTGTTAATAGAAGTCAAAAAGATATTGAAGGGCGTAAGGATATCAAAAATGCTTTAGCagctgaaagaaaattttttcttag CCACCCGTCTTATCGACACTTAGCAGACAGATTGGGTACACCGTATCTGCAACGAGTTTTAAATCAACAACTTACAAATCACATAAGGGATACCCTTCCTGCCTTACGAGATAGATTACAAAAACAGCTTCTTACACTGGAAAAAGATGTTGAACAGTATAAACATTTTAGACCAGATGATCCTGCTATTAAAACAAAGGCTATGTTACA gaTGATACAACAACTTCAGTCAGATTTTGAACGGACTATAGAAGGTTCTGGTTCAGCGCAAATTAACACGAATGAACTTAGTGGGGGAGCAAAAATAAACAGACTATTTCACGAACGTTTTCCATTTGAAATTGTTAAAATGGAATTTGATGAAAAAGAACTCAGAAGAGAAATTGCTTTTGCTATCAGAAATATTCACG GTATTAGGGTAGGATTATTCACCCCAGATATGGCCTTTGAGGCAATAGTCAAGAAGCAAATTAATAGGCTTAAAGAGCCTAGCCTAAAATGTGTGGACCTAGTCATACAAGAGCTTGGTAATGTTGTTCGTATTTGTACAGATAGG atGTCACGTTATCCTAGATTAAGAGAAGAAACGGAACGTATTATAGCTACTCATGTTCGACAACGTGAACAAATGTGTAAAGAGCAACTAGTACTTTTAGTGGATTGTGAGCTTGCCTATATGAATACAAACCATGAAGATTTTATCGGTTTTGCCAA CGCGGCGGCCAGTAGCCATAATTCAAG TGCTCAGCAATCATCAGAAAATGCAGTTAAAGCTGGACGACATATTTTAGGCAACCAAGTAATACGTAAAGGTTATATGTGTATTCATAATCTTGGTATTATGAAAGGAGGATCCAGAGACTATTGGTTTGTTCTGACCTCTGAAAGTATTTCTTGGTTTAAAGATGAAGAG GAacgtgaaaagaaatatatgctACCTCTTGATGGTTTGAAACTGCGCGATTTAGAACAAGGCTTCATGTCTCGGCGATATCTTTTTGCATTATTCAATCCAGAAGGAAGGAACgtttataaagattttaaacAACTTGAATTAAGTTGTGAAACTCAGGATGATGTTGATTCTTGGAAGGCTTCATTACTCAGAGCTGGAGTATATCCTGAAAAATCAACAGAGCAAGCAAATGGAGAAGGAGAG GAAGGATATGAG GGTGGTACAGAAGGTCAATCTTCGATGGATCCTCAATTAGAACGTCAAGTAGAAACAATTAGGAATCTAGTAGATTCttacatgaaaattgttaCAAAAACTACCCGTGATCTTGTTCCAAAAACAATTATgcatcttattattaataatgcaaAAGACTTTATTAATGGAGAATTATTGGCACATCTTTATGCGAGTGGTGATCAA GCATCTATGATGGAAGAATCTCCTGAAGAAGcacagaaaagagaagaaatgttACGCATGTATCATGCATGTAAAGAAGCTCTTCGTATTATTGGAGATGTTTCAATGGCTACAGTATCAACACCAGTACCACCACCAGTGAAGAATGATTGGTTAGCTTCTGGAGAAAATCCGAG TCTTGG GTTATCGCCACCATCTCCTGGTGGGCCAAGACGTGGAGTGACACAGCCACCACCTCTTTCTAGTTCACGAGTACCACCGCCTGTTCCTGCCAGTGGGCGGCCAGCACCAGCAATTCCTAATCGACCTGGACCTGGTGGACCACCACCAGCTCGAGCTAATCCAGGCCTACCACCACCACTTATTCCATC
- the LOC124426933 gene encoding dynamin isoform X2 has product MAGNTGMEQLIPIVNKLQDAFTQLGVHMQLDLPQIAVVGGQSAGKSSVLENFVGKDFLPRGSGIVTRRPLILQLINSTTEFAEFLHCKGKKFVDFDEVRKEIESETDRVTGSNKGISNIPINLRVYSPNVLNLTLIDLPGLTKVPIGDQPVDIEAQIKAMIFQFIRRENCLILAVTPANTDLANSDALKLAKEVDPQGVRTIGVITKLDLMDDGTDARDILENKLLPLRRGYIGVVNRSQKDIEGRKDIKNALAAERKFFLSHPSYRHLADRLGTPYLQRVLNQQLTNHIRDTLPALRDRLQKQLLTLEKDVEQYKHFRPDDPAIKTKAMLQMIQQLQSDFERTIEGSGSAQINTNELSGGAKINRLFHERFPFEIVKMEFDEKELRREIAFAIRNIHGIRVGLFTPDMAFEAIVKKQINRLKEPSLKCVDLVIQELGNVVRICTDRMSRYPRLREETERIIATHVRQREQMCKEQLVLLVDCELAYMNTNHEDFIGFANAAASSHNSSAQQSSENAVKAGRHILGNQVIRKGYMCIHNLGIMKGGSRDYWFVLTSESISWFKDEEEREKKYMLPLDGLKLRDLEQGFMSRRYLFALFNPEGRNVYKDFKQLELSCETQDDVDSWKASLLRAGVYPEKSTEQANGEGEEGYEGGTEGQSSMDPQLERQVETIRNLVDSYMKIVTKTTRDLVPKTIMHLIINNAKDFINGELLAHLYASGDQASMMEESPEEAQKREEMLRMYHACKEALRIIGDVSMATVSTPVPPPVKNDWLASGENPRLSPPSPGGPRRGVTQPPPLSSSRVPPPVPASGRPAPAIPNRPGPGGPPPARANPGLPPPLIPSRGGGLQQRVTQAATQAAANAAVNELMDAFRIKRPVPNIPPRIPDRPYSGRLN; this is encoded by the exons atggctGGAAATACGGGTATGGAACAACTGATCCCGATCGTGAACAAGCTGCAAGATGCATTCACGCAACTTGGGGTCCACATGCAACTTGATTTACCACAAATCGCGGTAGTGGGCGGTCAGAGTGCGGGAAAAAGTTCCGTACTCGAAAACTTTGTTGGCAA ggATTTCTTACCAAGAGGTTCTGGTATTGTAACTAGAAGACCACTCATCTTACAATTGATTAATAGCACTACGG AATTTGCAGAATTTTTGCACTGTAAAGGCAAGAAGTTCGTGGACTTTGAtgaagtaagaaaagaaatagaatctGAAACAGATAGAGTAACTGGCAGTAATAAGGGTATTTCTAATATACCTATAAATTTGAGAGTATACTCTCCCAatg TTCTCAATCTTACATTGATTGATTTACCTGGTCTTACAAAAGTGCCAATTGGAGATCAACCAGTTGATATAGAAGCTCAAATTAAAGCAATGATTTTTCAATTCATTAGAAGAGAAAATTGTCTTATATTGGCAGTTACACCAGCTAATACTGACTTGGCAAACAGTGATGCTCTTAAACTTGCTAAAGAGGTTGATCCACAAg GTGTACGTACTATCGGAGTTATTACTAAATTGGATCTTATGGATGATGGTACTGATGCAAGAGATATCTTGGAGAATAAGCTGTTACCTTTGCGAAGAGGCTATATAGGTGTTGTTAATAGAAGTCAAAAAGATATTGAAGGGCGTAAGGATATCAAAAATGCTTTAGCagctgaaagaaaattttttcttag CCACCCGTCTTATCGACACTTAGCAGACAGATTGGGTACACCGTATCTGCAACGAGTTTTAAATCAACAACTTACAAATCACATAAGGGATACCCTTCCTGCCTTACGAGATAGATTACAAAAACAGCTTCTTACACTGGAAAAAGATGTTGAACAGTATAAACATTTTAGACCAGATGATCCTGCTATTAAAACAAAGGCTATGTTACA gaTGATACAACAACTTCAGTCAGATTTTGAACGGACTATAGAAGGTTCTGGTTCAGCGCAAATTAACACGAATGAACTTAGTGGGGGAGCAAAAATAAACAGACTATTTCACGAACGTTTTCCATTTGAAATTGTTAAAATGGAATTTGATGAAAAAGAACTCAGAAGAGAAATTGCTTTTGCTATCAGAAATATTCACG GTATTAGGGTAGGATTATTCACCCCAGATATGGCCTTTGAGGCAATAGTCAAGAAGCAAATTAATAGGCTTAAAGAGCCTAGCCTAAAATGTGTGGACCTAGTCATACAAGAGCTTGGTAATGTTGTTCGTATTTGTACAGATAGG atGTCACGTTATCCTAGATTAAGAGAAGAAACGGAACGTATTATAGCTACTCATGTTCGACAACGTGAACAAATGTGTAAAGAGCAACTAGTACTTTTAGTGGATTGTGAGCTTGCCTATATGAATACAAACCATGAAGATTTTATCGGTTTTGCCAA CGCGGCGGCCAGTAGCCATAATTCAAG TGCTCAGCAATCATCAGAAAATGCAGTTAAAGCTGGACGACATATTTTAGGCAACCAAGTAATACGTAAAGGTTATATGTGTATTCATAATCTTGGTATTATGAAAGGAGGATCCAGAGACTATTGGTTTGTTCTGACCTCTGAAAGTATTTCTTGGTTTAAAGATGAAGAG GAacgtgaaaagaaatatatgctACCTCTTGATGGTTTGAAACTGCGCGATTTAGAACAAGGCTTCATGTCTCGGCGATATCTTTTTGCATTATTCAATCCAGAAGGAAGGAACgtttataaagattttaaacAACTTGAATTAAGTTGTGAAACTCAGGATGATGTTGATTCTTGGAAGGCTTCATTACTCAGAGCTGGAGTATATCCTGAAAAATCAACAGAGCAAGCAAATGGAGAAGGAGAG GAAGGATATGAG GGTGGTACAGAAGGTCAATCTTCGATGGATCCTCAATTAGAACGTCAAGTAGAAACAATTAGGAATCTAGTAGATTCttacatgaaaattgttaCAAAAACTACCCGTGATCTTGTTCCAAAAACAATTATgcatcttattattaataatgcaaAAGACTTTATTAATGGAGAATTATTGGCACATCTTTATGCGAGTGGTGATCAA GCATCTATGATGGAAGAATCTCCTGAAGAAGcacagaaaagagaagaaatgttACGCATGTATCATGCATGTAAAGAAGCTCTTCGTATTATTGGAGATGTTTCAATGGCTACAGTATCAACACCAGTACCACCACCAGTGAAGAATGATTGGTTAGCTTCTGGAGAAAATCCGAG GTTATCGCCACCATCTCCTGGTGGGCCAAGACGTGGAGTGACACAGCCACCACCTCTTTCTAGTTCACGAGTACCACCGCCTGTTCCTGCCAGTGGGCGGCCAGCACCAGCAATTCCTAATCGACCTGGACCTGGTGGACCACCACCAGCTCGAGCTAATCCAGGCCTACCACCACCACTTATTCCATC